The Flavobacteriales bacterium DNA window AATTACAACAAGAACACGCTAGTAAATATCAGGGAAAATTTGCAGCATTCAGAACCTTATTAGAAGTAATACATACACAAGATTTTTAATTGATACAAAATATAAACTATGAGTTTAACAGCACAAATAAACGGAGATATCAAGCAAGCCATGTTAGCTAAAGAGAAAGAGAAGTTAGCTGCTCTTAGAGCGATTAAGGCTGCTTTATTATTAGAAGCGACTAAAGAAGGGAATAATGGAGAAATTACTGAAGCTGCTGAGCTTAGTATTTTACAAAAACTATATAAGCAACGAACAGATGCTTCAAAAATATATATCGAACAGGGGCGCGAAGATTTAGCAAATGAGGAAAATTTTCAAGCTTCTGTAATAAAAGCTTACCTTCCTGAACAAATGAGTGAAGCTGAAATCACTAAAGTAGTCAAGGAAATTATTGCTTCAGTTGGAGCGTCTTCACCATCAGACATGGGGAAAGTAATGGGACCGACAATGGGAAGACTAAAAGGAAAAGCTGATGGAAATCTAATTTCTAAAATTGTTAAGCAGGAACTAAGTTAAAACGATTAATATGGAGTATCGAATAATAGCCATTACGACTATTATTCGATACTCACTTCACTTTTATTGTCATTCTTTGATTTATAAATAAAACTCAATCCAAGCATCAACCTGTTCTATAGAATTCGGTCTTAGTACAATGTTATTTTCTCGGTCTAATAAAAACATTGTAGGGGTTGAGAACACATGATAATCTTTGGCTGCTTGTGTATCCCATTGTTTAAAATCACAAGTAGAAAGAAATGGAAAATCTTTAACAAAGCTAATATAATCTTCCTTATTATTGTCTAAAGATACCAGTACTACATCCATTCCTTTTCCCTGCCATTTATGATATAAACTACTGACTTTTGGTATTTCCTGAGTACACTTCGGACACCAACTAGCACCAAATATAATAAGCTTGTAAGCTGAAGACAGGTGGGTAAACTGAGACCTTTTCTGCAGCTCTTTTCCTTCCTTTACCGTTACTCCATTAAATAACAAATCTTTGGCTTTATTCCCCACTTTCATTGTTCTATATATCTCCAACTGATTCGCTAAATCTGCATCAACTGTACAGCTATTTTGAGTTAGCACTTTAAGTGCTAAATATTCAGAAGCCTTAAAAAGGCTATGCTTTTCTAATAAGTCGAAGAGGTAATCAGTAACTTCATTAAAAACTTTATTATCATTTTCTAAACTCTCCAAGAGTAAATCTGTTGAAAGATTCATTTCTACAAAAACGCTATCCAATGGTTTTCCACTGTTCTCGATGAGCCAATAATGAGCATCTAACAGCTTACTTAGCATCCCACTGTAATACAGTCTTTTATCAGCATAATTTATTGATCGAAATTGGGCTAATTTCGATGGAATTTCTTCGGGGTAATACTTAGCAACTGTAGCTATAGATTCAACAAGATTTTGAATAGGTAACAAATATTTGACATAGCTGCTATCGGGTAAACTGTTAATCATAAAAACATCCGCTGCTTCTACCTCCTTAATTTGAGTTTGAATAATACTGATGATTTGCTGACGCTCTTGGTATACCTTATTTGCTTGATATTGCTTTAAGGTATATTTCCATCCAGATAAAACAGCTTCATGTTGCTGATGTGCATTGATATAATCGTAGTAACTTTTATTTTCAATACTATTCACAAAGCGAAAACTTTCATATTCTACCAAATGTGTTCCCGAAAGCTTAATATTATTTCCATCAAGCACAATCGGAATAGTTGAATAATCGGAAGCTTGAAGATATCCCATCCCTTTATTTAGAACGGAATAATTGAGCTCAAACCGACCCAAACTATCTGCCTTGCAACTATCCAATAATCGAGCCTTT harbors:
- a CDS encoding thioredoxin-like domain-containing protein; this encodes MGRVVVIVLLIVRGMVSYSQTLTGEFFFHAEQQIELYGHTGLKARLLDSCKADSLGRFELNYSVLNKGMGYLQASDYSTIPIVLDGNNIKLSGTHLVEYESFRFVNSIENKSYYDYINAHQQHEAVLSGWKYTLKQYQANKVYQERQQIISIIQTQIKEVEAADVFMINSLPDSSYVKYLLPIQNLVESIATVAKYYPEEIPSKLAQFRSINYADKRLYYSGMLSKLLDAHYWLIENSGKPLDSVFVEMNLSTDLLLESLENDNKVFNEVTDYLFDLLEKHSLFKASEYLALKVLTQNSCTVDADLANQLEIYRTMKVGNKAKDLLFNGVTVKEGKELQKRSQFTHLSSAYKLIIFGASWCPKCTQEIPKVSSLYHKWQGKGMDVVLVSLDNNKEDYISFVKDFPFLSTCDFKQWDTQAAKDYHVFSTPTMFLLDRENNIVLRPNSIEQVDAWIEFYL
- a CDS encoding GatB/YqeY domain-containing protein, which codes for MSLTAQINGDIKQAMLAKEKEKLAALRAIKAALLLEATKEGNNGEITEAAELSILQKLYKQRTDASKIYIEQGREDLANEENFQASVIKAYLPEQMSEAEITKVVKEIIASVGASSPSDMGKVMGPTMGRLKGKADGNLISKIVKQELS